Genomic segment of Malus domestica chromosome 15, GDT2T_hap1:
CATTGGTTTCACCAATAAAAGTAAATCAGcaattcaaaatataaaattctCATTCAGAAAAGTGGTTCGACTTTATGGCATACCTTCCTCTTAAGAAGTACAGAAGAACATATCCAAGTGACTCCAAATCATCCCGACGACTCTGATCTAGAacaatgaacccaaaaaatgagaaaaaaagatagtcaaaacatttcaaacaaaattaaataaacagtACATCTCTACTTACCTATTCCCAAATGGGTATTGCAACTAGCATAGCGTGCAGTTCCTGTTAAGCTTTTGTTTTCTCTGTATgagtttgaaaaagaaaagataaacacATACTGAAAAGCAAAATACCGTTGAGAGTAGGAAAAGCTCATTCAAGACACAAAATTCCCACTAGATTTAAGCGCGAACCAAATTATGGAATTTTACCTGTACGGAATATGCCGGTGTGTATTTTGGTCCCGAAATCTTTTTGCAAGTCCAAAATCAATAACATAAACCTGATTAATGTGTATTTAACAATGGTTAATAACAGAGAAATCCTAAAAGCTTTATTGTTCCTGCAAGTTAGATGTTGAAGAGGAATGCATTAACATTACCTGATTTGCTTTCCTGCCAAGACCCATGAGGAAGTTGTCTGGTTTGATGTCTCTATGCAAAAACCCTTTAGAATGTACATATTCTATTCTTGTAATCTgcaattgaatgaacaaaggaatCATATTTACCGATCCACAAACATTTAGCATTCAGTAATCAGGTGCGGGTTTTAAAAAGTGAGACCTTTTAAATTGCAACTGACGAAATAATATGGCAAGAATTTATGTAAGCAATCCATAAGACATAAGCAAAACCGCTTTCTAACAACAACTAATTATAAGCTTAACAAATTATAAGCCATCACAGAGAATATTCAAGATTACCATCTGATCAGCCAACATTAAGACTGTCTTCAGTGAAAACCTCCTCCCACAGTACACAAAGAGGTCTTCAAGACTCGGTCCCAGCAAGTCAATGACGAGGACATTATCGTCCCTATCAAATCCCGCCCATCTTATGCTTGCAATACCACCTGAAGGGTCATAAACTCAAgtcattatatatatgtgtgtgtgtatatatagtgAAAATAAGATCCAAGGTGATAGCTTATGAGAGCACGTAGTTCCCAAAAAAACACTACTTCTATTGAATCCTTACTTCCTCCCTGTAGAATTTTATAAAGCTTTGCCTCGTACAAAAGTTGTGGATGTTTTGTCTTGTTATTTTCctgccaaaataaaaaataaaacaaattacaacCAATCGCTCGTACATCATTCTATTCGTCTGCAATACTATCCTAACACGCAGTCGCCCACCTGTACCAAAATACGTAGAACCTTACCTAATTCTGACACAAGATTCCACTAACAATCACAAGAACCATAATTTTATCAGCTCAAAATGCAGGCTATTAATTCACAAACAATGCAGACTCAATTTTTTCCCGGAAACTATTTTCCTCGgaaacaaacactcaaactaTCCGATCACATTTGAAAAATGAATGGGATCGAATCGAAACTTACAATCTTCGCCGCCAAATTCTCGCCAGTCTCTATATGGGTTgctgaaaaaccaaaaaaaatcaaaataaaaatttacaaaaattaaccAGGAGGatcaaaaataacaaaattttaaagaaaaagggAGTAAATATAGCTAATTGAAGGATTCACAAACCAAGATACAATTCGCCGAACGATCCGCTCCCAATTTTGCGACCTAATTTGTACTTCTCTGCGATGATCCTCTCCATAAAAAGCCCTAATTTCTCTGGAACTGATTGAATTCGTCgacgaggagagagaaagatagggtTTTTAGGGCAAGGTTCAGATCGAATAGCAGAGACGACGATTCGGTCAAATGCGATTTGGGGATTTTCAGGGAGGGAGAGgttgaaaaaaataaacgaaCAGGACTCGGATGGCGGCCACAGAAGAGAGAGACGGGATCTAAAAAGTGAAAGTGAAAAAGAGTTGGGCGAATATGGTAATTACGGATCTTGAAATGAGGGGTAAATTTTGGTATTTGTGAAATTTAGGGGTGGGTATTGAATTCCTGAAAGTATTGGGAAGCGCAGCTACGATGGCggtaaaattattttcaaagtgttggaaATTAAAAGTCGGTTGTGGAGAATTTTTTACCcgaataaaaaaaaggtaaaaagtaAAATTCGGTTCTTCTATTGGTCAAAGAAACGAAcagtttctctttttttttttaacaaagaaagcaaaaggTAATTAACTTACCAAACTTTGCTTTTGTTGGAACTAATtaccatattaattaattaagagaaaagacaaataaattagTTCAAGCCTTTGAAATATTGTATAATATTTGGTTTTTAGAATCGACGACTGaccaaaatgtttgaatttggaCTAACGCTTAATGTTCAAGGGAGAAATTTAGACGATAATTATGTTGTTTTCCCTAATCATGCATTGCTTAACAAGTATATTTTTTGTCCTTTAATACTtcgatctagtgatattcctctttatttgtaagtgagatgtcttaagtttgattatcgccaaatgcgaatttaaaccacattattgatagcccattgtgaggctaagcctactccctcccccttagtgtaaataatatcgtttgttaaaaataaaaaaaaatgtgtgatatccacacacccttttttacttctcccacacctttttggttttcggtcatcggatcggatgaattgaagaatatcaacggacataaattaataaggggtgtgtaagaagtaaaaaatggtgtgtggatagcacacccctaaaaaaacaaaaaaaacaagtaTATATTTTGGAGTTTGGTAAAGTAATTTGGTTGTTATGATGTTGTTGCCTATACTTATATCTAGTTGCATCTCATTGCATCacataaaccttacccttcACAGTGACTGTTACGGTAGCTCGCATGATAACCACAGTTAGCTtaggtatttttttttcctttccttttgcccATTTCGAtagggttttcttttgctaACCTTATTGCTCGACCCACTTAATagattcaagtttttttttgtgagaAGTATATTCAAGTTTACGATGCAATCAATGAAAAATATGTATCAATGTATGTACAACAACCAAAAAAGATGCATGCAATCCTCTATGAAATTTGCACCCATATCCCAGAACTCAGAACTCCATTGTGCACAACAAAGATCAAATAAAAACCCGGAGGAGCAATCTCCGCCGATGGCGGCGCTACAACCTCCACCCGAAAAAATTCCGATTCCACAATTTCCAACTTCTTTATGGCCAATACCAAAAGCCTTTGGCCCATGGAAAAACCATGGGTTGTGAAAGAGAGTACATGGTCACCTTCAAATCTGATTGGTCCACCTTAGCTTTCTTCAACTTGAACTCCACCACAATATATCCTCTGTATTTTACCATGTTGCCCTTGTAATCGGATGTTATCGCAGGTCTGTCCGAGATGAGTAAAGGATCGAAGTATGGTGGGCAAAATTTCTTGACCCGAAGTTCTGTCGGATACTTTACTCCTGTGAAATTGTAGTAGTAATTTGTGTTGCTCCCAGCCACTAATATTTTGCCATCTAGCAATACCATAAAGGTTGAACCGTACATTCGTGGTATGGTTGTCGCCTTTAGCTCTGTGAACCGTTGGGTTGTTGGGTTGTCGGGTCTAAAAATTAATGGGGTCGGGTTCGGATCTTGTGCGAAGTTCCACCCGGATATTCCCTCTTTGGCCCCATTGACTATAAGGATATCACTTGTGGGAAGGATCAGCAGATCTCCCATAGTCCTTAGTGATGGCGTCATCTGCTTCTGCCATGTGGATTTAGGGTCTGTTATATCAATCCTTCCACAATCTTGCAATGCAGTTACGAAAATACCCTTCTTAACTAACTTTCCCGCTCTAGGATCCGCTCCACCGCATATTATAATTTCGGCCAGGATTGCTTTCGGGTTCGGGTCACTGAGATTTATAGGTAGCAATGTCGCCGTGCCGGATGCAGGGTAGTTTCAAGACCCACCATTAAGGATAGGAAGCTCCCGGACAATCTTATTGGTGGTCGGATTGAGTAGAATTGAACGGTTATTAGCAAAGATTAGAATGTTGCCATCcgtggaaagaaagacaaacgGGTAGAGATTATTCTGAAACAGGTAAGTGGTCTCTTGGAGAAATGGTAATGGAAATTAAACATCATTAAAACCTCCCCCCTTAGGGATATACTCGTAATTGAACATGCGCCGGCCTCCGACCAATATGAAATTGCCATTTGGCAAGATATGTTGCGTAGAAAACCTATTTAAAATGTAAAATACTTAAAATTAGTAGTCATCAATATTCGTTTTAACTCTGCAATCAACAATTTACAGTTATTTATAAGCATATTGGATATAATTAATGAAGaattaacaaattaatataaCATACCATCTTGAGGCAGAAAGTGACATGGGGTGCTCCTCCCAGTCACAGGTATTGCATCCGGAGAGGTATCTCACAGACCTCCCTCCAACAGCCCATCCACCGGTTTGCACAAGAGTGCCATTAGCTGATAATCCACCAGATGAGCACCATGTGTCTGTCAAGATCTGATTTAAACTAACAAAGACAAAAGTAAGTTACAGCAAAACAAATGGAAATATGCACAAATATTTGAActggttaaatttttttaaccaaaaattGAATCGAGACACTAATACAAACAACAGTTTAGTGcctttatatattttgtttagTGTTCctcgttctttttttttttcgatttaaaGTTCGTAACCGATTCTCAAAATATTATGTAGTTATGAAACCCTTAAACTAGTTTATACATACCTTAAGCGGCCTAATAGCTGCAGTCCCAGTGTCAAATTCCACAGCATGAGCCCAGCAATCCACTTCATAGTATTCTCCAGTTTCATCCCTCTCATCGAAAACCCGACGACAATCTCTAGGAAGCAACGAGATCTCCGATGGACCGAAACCGGCAGCGTCAAACATAATGGCCTTGTTACTATTAGGCATGATGGTCATGTGCATGGCCGATACACCTGAATTCTCCGAAACCAATTCCCACCCACCTCTATACTCTCCCTCATCATACTTGGCGGCTCCATTTTCTTCACCACCTCCATTGTATATAACTATGACTGGGGTTTCACGAACCCTAGAGTTTCCAAACACATTAGGGTTTGTGAGACAGtaggtgaagaagaagagggagagaagagGGAGGGGTTTGAGAAAGATGGACATTATTTTACAGGGTGCGCAGAAAAAGGATCTTTTTGCAATGTTTTCTCTTATTTCTTGGTGCTCCTTTTATGCCTTCTAAAATTTTCCAgctttgaatgattttttggaTGGCTTTGCCATCTTCAACTCTCTAAGTACCAGTTTTTTGGTCAGCTGAAATTCCCTTAAAAAAAAGTGGATACCAAAAAAAGCA
This window contains:
- the LOC139187732 gene encoding aldehyde oxidase GLOX1-like, giving the protein MSIFLKPLPLLSLFFFTYCLTNPNVFGNSRVRETPVIVIYNGGGEENGAAKYDEGEYRGGWELVSENSGVSAMHMTIMPNSNKAIMFDAAGFGPSEISLLPRDCRRVFDERDETGEYYEVDCWAHAVEFDTGTAAIRPLKILTDTWCSSGGLSANGTLVQTGGWAVGGRSVRYLSGCNTCDWEEHPMSLSASRWFSTQHILPNGNFILVGGRRMFNYEYIPKGGGFNDV